The Maridesulfovibrio ferrireducens genomic interval GCGCAAGAACTGACAGCTGTCTATAGATAGAAGACAGCCACGCCATAAACAAAATTAAGTTATGACGGGTTTTCTACTGTCGTATCCTCTTCCATCCGGACTATAACCGTCGGCTCTGGAGTCACACCAGATCTGCTGACCCTTCCTCACAATGAAAAAGGCGCTCGCGGGCTTTCTTTAAAAGATTAAAGAACACCGCCGGTGGGGAATTGCACCCCGCCCTGAGAATAAACTCAGCTCTTTTACAACACGAATAAACGATTAGTCAATCAAACATGTACTACACACTACATCCATGATTTAACACTGAAAGATTATAAAATTGTGTACATAGACATTAAATTTACGTATTAAAAAGATTAACAAAAATCTCTTTACTGAATCTCTAATTTTCCCATGGAGAGTGATAGTGATGAAATTAAAAACAAGACTTACAATTTTTCAAATCACAGTACTAATAATCTCTATAGCATCATTGTGCGTTATATTCATTTATCAACTGAACAAATATGCAAACAGCGAAATGAACAAATATCGAAAAACAATGTATGAACAAAAAATTTCAGAACTGAATGAACTTGTCAACATGGCTGAAAAAACAGTTCAGTCCTATTACAACAAATCGCAAGACATTGAGTTGCTTAAAAGAAGTAAAGCAAAATCATTAAAAAACACTATAGATTCCATTGCGACCCAGTTATCAAGCTTTTATAAATCCAAATCCAACAAGCTCTCCAAGTCTGAACTGGAAGAAGAACTTAAAAAACTAGTCAAACCTATTAGATATGAAGGCAATAATTATATTTGGATAAATGATATGCAGGCAAAAACAATCATGCATCCTCTTTCGCCGGAGCTTGATGGGAAAAATCTTTCCAACATAAAGGATAGTTCCGGCAAATATCTTTTTAGAGAGATGATTGAAGTTTGCCGTAAAAACGGAGAAGGCTCTGTTTCATACATATGGAAAAAACCGGACACGAATAAAGATACTCAAAAAGTTTCGTATGTTAAGCTCATACCGGAACTTAACTGGATAATCGGGACAGGCGCATGGCTGGATGACATCACCCTTGAAATGAAAGAAAAAGCTCTTGAACAAATTGCGGAAATGCGGATGAAAGACGGAAACTATTTCTGGGTAAATGATACGAAGCAAAATATGATTATGCATCCTGCAAGCCCGGCTTTAAACGGTAAAAACATGGCCGACTTCAAGGATACAAAAGGGAAACTGCTATTCAAAGAGATCGTTGATGTTTGCACAAGTAAGGGAGAAGGAACTGTCTCATACTGGTGGGGAAAACCCGGTGAAAGTGGAGATTTTCCAAAGCTGTCATATGTCAAATTATTCAAACCGTGGAATTGGATAATCGGCATGGGAGTTTACATCGACGACATTGATAACGCTCTGCTTGAAAAACAAACCAAGTTAAACCAGACAATAAACAATATGATCAAATTAATCGTAATTGTTGCAGTACTGCTTGGAATTATAATCACAATTGCGGCAACTATTTTTGCCAATAAAATCACAGCTACCATTGGTGCAGAGCCGGAAGAATTATCAGATATTGCAGAGCAGATGTCTCATGGACACCTAAACATTGAACCCCTTTCACAAACACCCCAAGGTGCATATGCTTCCATGATGAATATGGTCGAAAATTTAAAACAGGTAGTTACGGATGTACAACACTCTACTGAAAATGTTTCTGCCGGAAGTGAAGAGTTAGCAGCATCTGCGGAAGGACTGTCACAAGGTGCGACCGATCAGGCTGCCGCTATTGAAGAATTAAGCTCATCAATTGAAGAAATCAGCGTCAGCATACGAAACAATGCTGAAAACACACGCAAAACAGAACAGATCGCCATCACAACGGCTGAAAATACAAAAAAAGGAAGTCGGGGTGTTAAAAAAAATCTGACAGCTATGACAGAAATTGCTGATAAAATTAAAATTATAGAAGAAATTTCCCGCCAGACAAATCTACTCGCGCTAAATGCCGCCATCGAAGCCGCTCGCGCAGGAGAACACGGCAAAGGGTTTGCGGTAGTTGCGGCGGAAGTTAGAAAATTAGCTGAAAAAAGTAGAATTGCAGCAACCGAAATCGAAGATTTATCGTCCAGCAGTCTGACTCTCGCCCAAAAAACGCATACAGATTTAGATGCCTTGGTTCCCGAAATTGAACGAACAGCAAAATTGATAAAAGAAATATCGCTTTCGTGCGATGAACAAAATTCAGGTATTAACCTTATTCAACAGTCTTCTTTACAACTGGACAAGGTTATTCAGCAAAATGCTTCAGCTTCAGAAGAAGTTGCCGCGACCTCAGAAGAGCTTTCCAGCCAGGCAGAGGAACTTCATGGGGCAATGCTGTTCTTCAAGCTTAATTAACTTTTAAAAAATAGTTATAAAAAAACGCCCTTGTTTCTTACGAAGCAAGGGCGTTTAAAATTCTTTTCTAAAATTAATCTATTTAAAACTATCCTCAAACAGCTTTCCGATTGCCTTCCTGCCGGACTCTTCGAGAAAACGAGTCCCCGTTGCAGTAAAGTATCTATGCGAGATCACAGGGGCATCACACTCGGCCCAGCGTTCTTTCTGCCATGTGTACCAGCAACCTTTATCCTGAGAAAAGACATAAAGGGGTTTGTTGCATATTTTTGCAAATTCAGCGCCCCATCCGGTGCCACCCTTTACAGTGCCATCCTCAAGAATAGTACCTACAATAAAAATTTCATGGCCGCTGTTAACCTGCCAGCAGATACTCTGGAGAACTTTACGGAAAATAGGAGCACGGGTAAAAGTGCGGTTCATCAGTTTGGAAACATACGTCAAACTGACATCTTTGCTCTCGAGTTCTTTCTCTGTGAGAACCCGCAGGCCACGTTGACGAGCAATCTGGTGCCCTTCGAAGCTAAAACTAACTTCCTGAAGCCCGTATTTTTCAGCGTTGACTCCAAATTCACTTTCAGTGCCGGGAGCTCCGCCGCTATATAAAATGAACTCTTTAGGATTACTCATTGCTTCCTCCAGTGTTGAGCGTGTGTGCGATTACGATGCAAATCAATAACTAAAAAAATTAAAGTTCACAATCAAGAATTATCCTATTAATTACTGATTATTCTTTACCATATTTTTTTTCCAGAGTGCAAATCTTTCTAAAACTTCAAGCAAGTTCAATAATGAACAAGCAGTATAAAAAGCTGTAAACATACTATTACTCCAAAGAATTGTTGCATTACATTTAATTATTAATACTAATATAGTGTAACAATAGAAACTCTACGCACAATTATAACTATAAACAACACGAACAAACACTGTTAGTTAAAATACTAAAGACAATTACACTATGTATTCCATTACAACTTTTCATAATTATTTGTATCATTATATTTATATCTTTAAATTAAAAGTCACATGGCCTTAACCTTACTCCTTTTTTTTCAGCAATGATCTCTAGACAAATTTTATATTTAGTGTATAGTGCACTTGTTGATTCAGGCTAGAAAATCTCAAAACGAAAGTAGCTAACGCCAAAACGTAATGGAGGTTTTTATGAATAAAGATACAGGAATTGGAGAAAAATCAGACCCGTTTAAAAAAATGGAACAGAACGACCTTTTTAAATTTCGTTCTATCAGCAACAACATTGCTGCCATGGTTAAATCTCTGGATGATCAGGAAAAAGCCGACTCGCTGGAATCAGACACTGACCAAGACGAAGTTTAAGCATCTACCCTCATTCTACTCTCTCTTCCCTAACTAAAACAAGCAGTTCTCGCATCCGCACCGTAATCAATTCGCAGTGCATTAATGAGAAACAAGCCACGCGGATATACTGCTTACAAAATCCCCGGACAATGAATCAAGAGATTCAAGGTCTGTCCCCGCCTCGATAACGGTTGAGGCTTTATCCAGCACCTCAAGCTGATGGGGGACAGACTGTAAACCGGTGGGCATTATCGAAATCATTTTTTTCCAATTATTACTCACATTACTGAATCCGATAAACATCGGAATATTTTCTGGAATAATTGAAGTTATCCTTTCGGGATAGAAACTGCCGGCAGGTGAATCAATTGTCAGCAACGCAAAATCAAACATCTGCAATGACTTCGGCATCAACGGGACGGACTGAGGCTTATAGCCTCTAATCCAGATTCCAACACGTCCGGGATCTACTTTTTTCATATGACGCATTTTATCAGCCAGTTGTGTCAGATCTTCTTCAGTCAGCTCTTTTAATGGTGAAACAACCTGAACGACCACGCCTCTACCTGACAAATGACGAGCCACTTCAGAAAATTGATCATCAGGGATTGCTGCTCCGAATCTAGCAAGAATAATTGCCGGAAACACTCCTTTCGAATCAGGTATAAACAAATTATTCACTTTTACTTCTTCTGACTCTCTAACCTCGCGAACACGCCCCTTTCTCGGATATTCAGCAGATTCATTGCCGGGAAGCCACATAAACCGCCTTATCCAATGCTCATCACCGGGCAAAAAAACAACCGATCCTTCGACAGGAAAATCTTCATTAAAAGACGGCCCGTAAGTATAAATAAAATCTCCTAACCCAGCTTTTCTTAGCTTTCTGGTCAATCCTGTTTTCTGATCATGCAAAACAAGCCGCCCATGGTCTTGCCTAGCGTCAAGAACAACAACCGCCCTTCCGGTTTCAGTCTCATAATGTCCGCTAAAATCATCCTCATTAAAAGAATAAGCTGCCAGATTGTCGAAAGTACGCCCCTCTGAACCTCGCTTAATCACAACTGTAGTATTACCGATAGTTATGCTTTTGCCTTGTTTAAGGACTATTGCATTCTTATTATGAACAGATTTGCTTTCAATTACAGGGGGCGTAGAGACCGCGGAAATCGCTCTCTTAATTTTTGCAACGGATTTAGCAGGAACAGGTTTGACGGGAGTGGGCGATCCAACTTTTTTAGGTGATAATTTTTTTTTGCGGACTATTTTCTGCTCATTTTTTTTCACACGTTCAATTTTCGGAGAAATTTCTTTTTTCAATTTCGGTTCAGAAATTTCTTTTTCAGGAACAGAAGTACGAACCAATTCAATATCAAATCTGCTCACAACAATTTCAGGTATAATGAAAATATTTTTGCAGAGTATAAACACGATCAAAGCGTGTATAAAAATAGATAGAATGGCGGCGATGTACTTCAACGAACCTCCTGTACTTACCCGCATGCTATTCCTGATTTAATCTTATTTCAACAAATTGAAGCCATTATCCAATATCCATTTGAAGAGAATAAGCGAAAAATATTTTTTTGAGTTGACAGCGATCAGGAATGAGAATAATTCCTCTTCACTCGAGTCGGGATGTAGCGCAGCCTGGTAGCGCACTTGAATGGGGTTCAAGGGGTCGGAGGTTCAAATCCTCTCATCCCGACCACGAAAAAAGACCCTACTAAGCCACTGATAATTCAGTGGCTTTTTTATTTTCAGCAAAATAATATTCAATCGCAAACCAAAGAAGCCCCGTACCTATATAAAGGTACGGGGCTTCTTTTATTAACAAAATAAAATTCTATCTACAAATCACGCAGAGAATCATTAATGAAACTTAAGCATGAACCTTTCTAACCAGAAGCTGATAATGAGCATCGACACCATCTTCTTTCGGGATACGCTCAGAATCAATAACAAGGTAATTAACGACAGTGCCGCTCGGCAATTCAAAAGTAATTGTGTCTTTAGGGGCGATATCTAAATCAATCTGAAATGTAATAATTCTCTGGGTAGAAATTACTGCCTTAATCCCTTCAAACTTTTCGCCGCTTTCTTTAATTAGAGTAACAATATCTTTAGCCATACATGGTAGAATCATTATATTTCCTCGCAATTTTTAATGTTGATGCGGCATCATAGGAGGATGGCGGGGAAAGTCAATGTTAAGTGTAGAGCTATACTGCTCCATTTTCTAACTTACCTTTAAATTCTAGCGATAACGATCATAAATTTGGTTGATAATACCGTCGTTCAAGAGCTTTTCAATAGCCTTGTTAAATCGAGGAACCGCGTCCTTTTTACTCGGGTGGAAACGAATCATCATATCCAAAACACTGCAAGGTTCACTTATGATCAGTCGATCCTTAAGATTCTGTATTTTTATTTGATACTGAGCAAAATCCTTGTTCATGAGAGCCTGATCCAAACGCCCGGCAAGCAGCAACTGAATAAGTTTATTTTCATTGTAAAGAGGATAAGGATTTATGCGCCCATCAGCGAAATACGGACCGTATACCGGGTAATGATACCCCGAAATAACTCCTACGGTCTTCCCTAATAGGTCTTCGGGAGAATTGATCGGAATGTATTTATCTGCATTAAACAGAACAATCTCTTCGGATACGGCAAAAGGAATGCTGTAAATACCATGTAATGATGATGACTGCCGCCAAATCGGATTACACATCGGTTCTAAATCGATTTTACCTGTTTCAAATTGATAAAGCGCGCGCCGAAAGGGAACACGGACATATTCGAAGGTATCTCCAGTCTCTTTAGCAAGAGCTGTGAATAAATCTTTAATAATTCCAGACCTTGAATCGCCTTTTTCGAAAGAATAAGGAGGAAAAGAGTCGACCCGAAGCATGACACGAAAAGTCTCCGCAGCACTAGTGTGCGCAAAAGGTGAAGCAATAATTAAAATTGCAGTGACAAGCCAGATCGTTAAAAACTTCATATTTTACTACCTCATAATCATTATTAAATAGAGCTACTCCTACCCGCCTTACAGAATTTATCGAGTCGCGTAAATTATATATATTAACATTATAACGAGTTCTTAAAAAGAGGCTGCATAAATTGCGAAATACCAAACACGAAAGCCCTCACAACTTTCGTTATAAGGGGCTTAAATTGGCTTTGTTTTCAACACCTGCAAATTATTTTGTTGCCAAATCCACAATGGCACGACAAAAAGCTGGCAGGTCATCCGGCTTGCGGGAAGAAATTTGATTCCGATCCACAACAACTTCTTTATCAACCCAAGTTGCTCCAGCATTTATGAGATCATCTTTTATTCCGGGAGTTGAGGTACAAGTAAAACCTTTCATAATTCCGGCTGAAATCGGAATCCATCCGGCATGACAGATATGCGCAACAACTTTCCCGGCTTCATGTACCTCACGGGTAAGTTCTAGAACTTTAGGATCACGTCTAAGTTTATCCGGAGCAAAACCACCGGCAATTACAAGCAGATCAAAATTATCCGCCTGCTGGTCCGCAATGGCGGCTGTGGAACGAAAAGGATAACCGTTTTTGCCAGTATAAACAGTTCCGGATTCAGGTCCGGCTACCACAACCTCTGCACCTTCCTCAATCAAACGATAGTAAGGATACAAAAGCTCCATATCCTCAAAAACATTTTCCACAAACATCAAGACACGCATACCTTTCATTTTCATCAAAAACTCCGGTTCGTCTAATTCATAGTTAGCTTGATTGAAAGTAAATAAGAATCATCACGGCAACTATTGAGTCCCTAGAGTCGTAGTTATCATAAAAAGGCGGATAGTAACAATGCTGTCTGGAATTAAGGGATTGGATATTGGATTTTGATTGTGATTACTTAAATTTATATGAATATGAAAAAGCCCCTTACTGCTTTTGTTGTAAGGGGCTGTATGGGCTGACTGGTGGGGAGGATGGGATTTAAAGATTCTGTAGTGTTTGTTGCACACGATTTTTAGACGTATACAAAGTTTTTACCGTTCAATTAACACCAACGTTTATAAGCCCTATTTTGCCCTCGTGTACTACCAAAAAGGTACACAAAAAAGATTTCACAAAGAGACTTCATCAATAAACCCCTTTTTCAAATCTCGATCCTAAGTTTAAGGCTTTCCCCAATGCGTAATGCACTTCATAGCGCTGCCCCAGTTTAACTTTTGGATTTAAATTGGATTGATTTCTGTCTTTAAAACACCAATTAAAAAACAGCTTACCATCATACGTTGTTTGAATATAATTAATAACATTTAGTTCATATAAAAATTGCAAAAATTTTTCTTCAGTATGAAACACTTCTGAAATATTATCTAACTCATCTTCATATGTTTTTTTAAACTTTTCGAAAACTTCCAGATATACATCATAAGTAAAACTGCAACTTCCATCCAAAAAAGTAAAAAAGAATACAAAAAGATCATACTCATTTAATTCATAATAAAAAGACATATAATCCTTTATTTCTCCTAAAAAATAAGCTGAGTATGCTCTTTTGACCTGTGCATTATCAAAATTTTTCTTCTCAAAACAAACTGGAGATTGGCCTAATTTAGGAATATGCTGTTGCATGATTTTCATCATGGTAATAATATCTCGCGGCCTATAAATGGCATACCGCAAGAAGCTTATAAAGGAGGGGTCTTCCCCGGTAGCTTTTATTATTTTGTAAGGAAAATAGTAATCCCATGAATCTCCAATTTTTAACCTATCTCTTACTTCTCGTTCCTGTTGGGATTTTAAAATTTTATCTGCTATTTCAAATATTTTAGATCCTCTGTGCTCAGGATAAGTTGTATGCCAATTTAACAACACAGAGTTATCAATTAATTTTGCATTTTGATTTTGAAGCCCAAAAGAATTAAATATATCAGGACGTGCAAGCAAGACAACCTTCATTCGACCTATAGGATCTTTCAAGCTAGGGAAAAAATCATTATTCATTGACCAGATTGCACTAGCTAGTCCTTTTATGCATTCTAGATAGTCCATCTGAGAGAGAAATGAAGGTCGTACATCTATCCCATCTATAAAA includes:
- a CDS encoding type 1 glutamine amidotransferase domain-containing protein; protein product: MKMKGMRVLMFVENVFEDMELLYPYYRLIEEGAEVVVAGPESGTVYTGKNGYPFRSTAAIADQQADNFDLLVIAGGFAPDKLRRDPKVLELTREVHEAGKVVAHICHAGWIPISAGIMKGFTCTSTPGIKDDLINAGATWVDKEVVVDRNQISSRKPDDLPAFCRAIVDLATK
- a CDS encoding P-loop ATPase, Sll1717 family, producing the protein MKRIRDLKLGFNDASSYRLRENKKMFENFFVRTDDITKLIDPNVSFLVGDKGTGKTAYAVYLSNAEYKNTSSFIKFISETEYQKFVELKKSKHLVLSDYSSIWKVILYLLLAEKIRSQNTENFLLKTFSKLNCLYEAIDEFYASAFAPEILNAISFVEDSKIAADLFSKHLKAGGEERKTVEFSEQRMQINLFYIQKKFEEAFRSIKLKKNMILFIDGIDVRPSFLSQMDYLECIKGLASAIWSMNNDFFPSLKDPIGRMKVVLLARPDIFNSFGLQNQNAKLIDNSVLLNWHTTYPEHRGSKIFEIADKILKSQQEREVRDRLKIGDSWDYYFPYKIIKATGEDPSFISFLRYAIYRPRDIITMMKIMQQHIPKLGQSPVCFEKKNFDNAQVKRAYSAYFLGEIKDYMSFYYELNEYDLFVFFFTFLDGSCSFTYDVYLEVFEKFKKTYEDELDNISEVFHTEEKFLQFLYELNVINYIQTTYDGKLFFNWCFKDRNQSNLNPKVKLGQRYEVHYALGKALNLGSRFEKGVY
- a CDS encoding methyl-accepting chemotaxis protein — protein: MKLKTRLTIFQITVLIISIASLCVIFIYQLNKYANSEMNKYRKTMYEQKISELNELVNMAEKTVQSYYNKSQDIELLKRSKAKSLKNTIDSIATQLSSFYKSKSNKLSKSELEEELKKLVKPIRYEGNNYIWINDMQAKTIMHPLSPELDGKNLSNIKDSSGKYLFREMIEVCRKNGEGSVSYIWKKPDTNKDTQKVSYVKLIPELNWIIGTGAWLDDITLEMKEKALEQIAEMRMKDGNYFWVNDTKQNMIMHPASPALNGKNMADFKDTKGKLLFKEIVDVCTSKGEGTVSYWWGKPGESGDFPKLSYVKLFKPWNWIIGMGVYIDDIDNALLEKQTKLNQTINNMIKLIVIVAVLLGIIITIAATIFANKITATIGAEPEELSDIAEQMSHGHLNIEPLSQTPQGAYASMMNMVENLKQVVTDVQHSTENVSAGSEELAASAEGLSQGATDQAAAIEELSSSIEEISVSIRNNAENTRKTEQIAITTAENTKKGSRGVKKNLTAMTEIADKIKIIEEISRQTNLLALNAAIEAARAGEHGKGFAVVAAEVRKLAEKSRIAATEIEDLSSSSLTLAQKTHTDLDALVPEIERTAKLIKEISLSCDEQNSGINLIQQSSLQLDKVIQQNASASEEVAATSEELSSQAEELHGAMLFFKLN
- a CDS encoding substrate-binding periplasmic protein, which codes for MKFLTIWLVTAILIIASPFAHTSAAETFRVMLRVDSFPPYSFEKGDSRSGIIKDLFTALAKETGDTFEYVRVPFRRALYQFETGKIDLEPMCNPIWRQSSSLHGIYSIPFAVSEEIVLFNADKYIPINSPEDLLGKTVGVISGYHYPVYGPYFADGRINPYPLYNENKLIQLLLAGRLDQALMNKDFAQYQIKIQNLKDRLIISEPCSVLDMMIRFHPSKKDAVPRFNKAIEKLLNDGIINQIYDRYR